In Methanocaldococcus lauensis, a single genomic region encodes these proteins:
- the prf1 gene encoding peptide chain release factor aRF-1, whose product MASKDSKQLYMFKKMLKELKSKKGKGTELISLYIPAGRRISDVAQHLREEMSQASNIKSKSTRKNVQSAIEAILQRLKLLKEPLEKGVVIFAGMIPRSGPGTEKMETYVIEPPEPIKTYIYRCDSEFYLEPLEEFLEDKDVYGIILVDRNEATIATVKGRNINILKKLTSGVPGKFKAGGQSARRLERLIDLAAHEFLQRVGQKANEQFLPLLQEKKLRGILVGGPGHTKNEFVEGDYLHHELKKIVLDTFDLCYTEEFGIRELLEKAAPLLKDVELMKEREAVQRFLKELIKEDGGLACYGEKEVLEALMMGAVDTLIVSEDLEKYKVKIACNNCDYMEEKTVTNLELIKLEEDLKNAQCPKCGGALSIVEKKDYIEYLSELCEQSGTKLVTVSSETEEGAMILNAFKGIAAILRFKINQ is encoded by the coding sequence ATGGCTTCAAAAGATTCAAAACAATTATATATGTTTAAAAAAATGTTAAAAGAATTAAAATCTAAGAAAGGTAAAGGTACTGAACTAATCAGTTTATATATCCCAGCAGGTAGAAGAATATCTGATGTAGCTCAACATCTGAGAGAAGAGATGTCTCAAGCATCAAACATTAAAAGTAAAAGTACAAGAAAAAATGTTCAATCAGCAATAGAGGCAATTTTGCAGAGATTAAAATTATTAAAAGAGCCTCTTGAAAAAGGAGTTGTTATATTTGCAGGAATGATTCCAAGAAGTGGTCCTGGAACTGAAAAAATGGAAACTTATGTTATAGAGCCACCAGAACCAATAAAAACATACATATATAGGTGTGATTCAGAATTTTATTTAGAGCCATTAGAGGAATTTTTAGAAGATAAAGATGTTTATGGAATTATATTAGTAGATAGAAATGAAGCAACAATTGCAACAGTTAAAGGAAGAAACATAAACATTTTAAAGAAATTAACAAGTGGAGTTCCCGGAAAGTTTAAGGCTGGAGGGCAGTCTGCAAGAAGATTAGAGAGGCTTATCGATTTAGCGGCTCACGAATTTTTACAGAGAGTTGGGCAAAAGGCCAATGAGCAATTTTTGCCATTATTACAGGAGAAAAAACTTAGAGGAATATTAGTTGGAGGACCAGGACATACTAAAAATGAGTTCGTTGAAGGAGATTACTTGCATCACGAACTTAAAAAGATTGTTTTAGATACTTTTGATTTATGTTATACTGAAGAGTTTGGAATAAGGGAACTCTTAGAGAAAGCTGCCCCATTACTTAAAGATGTTGAATTAATGAAAGAGAGAGAGGCTGTTCAAAGATTTTTAAAAGAACTAATTAAAGAAGATGGAGGACTTGCCTGTTATGGAGAGAAAGAGGTTTTAGAGGCATTGATGATGGGTGCAGTTGATACTTTAATTGTCTCAGAAGACTTAGAAAAATATAAAGTAAAAATTGCATGTAATAACTGTGATTATATGGAAGAAAAGACAGTCACAAATCTCGAACTTATTAAATTAGAGGAAGATCTTAAAAATGCTCAATGTCCTAAGTGTGGAGGAGCGTTAAGTATAGTTGAGAAAAAAGATTATATTGAATATCTTTCAGAACTATGTGAGCAAAGTGGAACTAAACTTGTAACTGTATCTTCAGAAACAGAAGAAGGGGCAATGATATTAAATGCATTTAAAGGAATAGCGGCAATATTGAGATTTAAGATTAATCAATAA
- a CDS encoding cysteine-rich small domain-containing protein codes for MIELAKNHLKKVLETCGANRNCEYYPCHFDGQVCLWCYCPFYPCEDYELGEYIERKDGSKIWSCSKCFWVHRIDIAVEILKEIFNLTKDKGIDEALELLNDHELMLKIKDKVKEKYPVNR; via the coding sequence ATGATAGAATTAGCTAAAAATCATTTAAAAAAAGTTTTAGAAACCTGTGGAGCTAATAGAAATTGTGAATACTATCCATGCCATTTTGATGGGCAAGTTTGTTTATGGTGCTACTGTCCATTTTATCCTTGTGAAGATTATGAGCTTGGAGAATACATTGAAAGAAAAGACGGATCTAAAATTTGGAGCTGTAGTAAATGTTTTTGGGTTCATAGAATAGATATAGCTGTTGAAATATTAAAAGAGATTTTTAATCTAACAAAAGATAAAGGGATAGATGAAGCTTTAGAATTATTAAATGATCATGAATTAATGTTAAAAATAAAAGATAAAGTTAAAGAAAAATATCCTGTAAATAGGTGA
- a CDS encoding A24 family peptidase C-terminal domain-containing protein → MDILSITYIINFLLLILASITDIKERIIPHKYTIAMFLINIVVGYYYFGFDAIIALFSTFILCLILSIGMGGGDVKVFTALAPIFAYPNSFVFYIPKYILYMIGISMFIAAIFPMFKILVRYWKDIIPSALYLAMILGIIHYIVYLYKIPYVSVIIWAYIIVSIYISRKVPKYKEYSKKLGYLFPIYLLVLYIIDPIYFIKNNLLLSSIIYIGEILLISIVIYALVGIEITNKKSIDELKEGDILRDIIVIDGDKVEVKNLNIIKRIKFLIENEIKKSNKKIIATDGEGLSEEDIKIIKKLYNEGKLPEELNIIKTYPFIPFVIIAYTITLILVYLKF, encoded by the coding sequence GTGGATATTTTAAGCATTACATATATTATAAACTTTTTATTACTCATTTTGGCATCTATTACTGATATAAAAGAAAGAATAATTCCACATAAATATACGATTGCTATGTTTTTAATTAATATAGTTGTTGGTTATTACTATTTTGGATTTGATGCTATAATAGCACTATTTTCAACATTTATATTATGTTTAATATTAAGTATAGGGATGGGTGGAGGAGATGTTAAAGTATTTACTGCCTTAGCCCCTATTTTTGCATATCCAAATTCTTTTGTATTTTATATTCCTAAATATATCCTTTATATGATTGGAATTAGTATGTTTATTGCCGCAATTTTTCCAATGTTTAAAATTTTAGTGAGATATTGGAAAGATATAATTCCATCAGCATTATATTTAGCAATGATTTTAGGAATTATTCACTATATTGTTTATTTATATAAAATACCATATGTCTCTGTGATAATATGGGCTTATATTATTGTATCTATATACATTTCAAGAAAAGTTCCTAAATATAAAGAATATTCTAAAAAATTAGGATACCTATTTCCAATATATCTTTTAGTTTTATATATAATTGACCCGATATATTTTATTAAAAATAATCTATTGTTATCTTCAATAATATATATAGGAGAAATCCTATTAATATCTATTGTAATTTATGCATTGGTTGGTATAGAAATTACTAACAAAAAAAGTATTGATGAATTAAAAGAGGGAGATATTTTAAGAGACATAATAGTTATAGATGGTGACAAGGTTGAAGTAAAAAACTTAAATATTATAAAAAGAATAAAATTCTTAATAGAAAATGAAATTAAAAAGAGTAACAAAAAAATAATAGCAACAGATGGAGAAGGTTTATCAGAAGAAGATATAAAAATAATAAAAAAACTCTACAATGAAGGGAAACTTCCTGAGGAATTAAATATTATAAAAACTTATCCCTTCATTCCGTTTGTTATTATTGCTTATACAATAACCTTAATATTGGTTTATCTAAAATTTTAA
- a CDS encoding class III signal peptide-containing protein — MRGQISLEFSLLFLGMLVVILIATIHPGIFGLHKTVEISSMSLAHAAVSKMKQNIELVSSGDVGTIRIVYVKCPPGSWRANNTILYFNRSGDINYNITAYCDVNISLNGNTTITKSEIIAVKIVKIVQNKVNVTIYS, encoded by the coding sequence ATGAGAGGACAAATATCCTTGGAATTCTCTCTATTATTTTTAGGAATGTTAGTTGTTATTTTAATTGCTACGATACATCCAGGAATTTTTGGTTTGCATAAAACTGTTGAAATTTCATCAATGAGTTTGGCTCATGCGGCAGTATCTAAAATGAAGCAAAATATTGAATTGGTCTCTTCTGGAGATGTAGGAACTATAAGAATTGTATATGTAAAATGCCCTCCGGGATCGTGGAGAGCTAATAATACTATTTTATATTTTAATCGTAGTGGAGATATTAATTATAATATTACAGCATACTGTGATGTAAATATAAGTCTAAATGGGAATACAACTATTACTAAATCAGAAATTATAGCAGTTAAAATTGTAAAAATTGTCCAAAATAAAGTAAATGTTACTATATATTCATAA
- the larE gene encoding ATP-dependent sacrificial sulfur transferase LarE produces the protein MNFLEKLNLLKNNLRELFKNKKVIVAYSGGIDSLLLSILLNNITEILCIFIKTPYISKWALNNAIINAKKYNLNLKIVEVDKIIENVPERCYLCKKMFFEILNKEKEYYSYDIIVDGTNYDDLFDDRPGLKAKKEFNIISPLSDLKIRKKDIIEIAKYLNINHPPKETCLLTRFEFNRKISIEDLRKIECLEDFLRNYTNGAIRVRDFGDLAIIEVEKDFDKFIENKDNIVKKFKEFGYKKVCINLEEYMSY, from the coding sequence GTGAATTTTTTGGAAAAATTAAATTTATTAAAAAATAATCTTAGAGAATTATTTAAAAACAAAAAAGTTATCGTTGCATATTCTGGAGGAATTGATAGCTTACTTTTATCAATTTTATTAAATAACATTACAGAAATATTGTGTATTTTTATAAAAACTCCATATATTTCAAAGTGGGCTTTAAATAATGCCATTATTAATGCAAAAAAGTATAACTTAAATCTAAAAATTGTTGAAGTAGATAAAATTATAGAAAATGTTCCAGAAAGATGTTATTTATGCAAAAAAATGTTTTTTGAAATTTTAAATAAGGAGAAAGAATATTATAGTTATGATATTATAGTTGATGGAACGAACTACGATGATCTTTTTGATGATAGACCAGGATTAAAAGCTAAAAAAGAATTTAATATAATTTCACCATTATCTGATTTAAAAATTCGTAAAAAAGATATAATTGAAATAGCCAAGTATTTAAATATTAACCATCCTCCAAAAGAAACTTGTTTATTAACGAGATTTGAATTTAATAGAAAAATATCAATTGAAGATTTAAGAAAAATTGAGTGTTTAGAAGATTTTTTAAGAAATTATACTAATGGAGCAATTAGAGTTAGAGATTTTGGAGATTTAGCAATAATTGAAGTAGAAAAAGATTTTGATAAATTTATTGAAAATAAAGATAATATTGTTAAAAAATTTAAAGAATTTGGATATAAAAAAGTGTGTATAAATTTAGAGGAATATATGAGTTATTGA
- a CDS encoding DHH family phosphoesterase — translation MIEKIKEMENVTKSIKEKILNHNGYIRVITHHDPDGLSSGGILAKMLMRSNKLFHLTVVEHLSDNVIQKLAKENEVNKPLFIFADMGSGQIDNIIENNFNAIILDHHPPIIKESFVNENIIQLNPHIFGVDGSKELTASGVCYLVAREFGYYDLSSLAIVGIIGDMQYRPLLGLNKFIVNEAREHRYVKIVSDLIYNIYDVEIHKSIAYCTKPYIPELASEVKAFKFLKDIGIDPNKKRFDDSDRKKFLSAIIFKYPKIENLIIDRYLINHKVNDAMLLSEMLNAVGRSGLFAIGIGICLEDDECIKKGYEILWEYKKNLVNELKNVKLKKLNNIYYFEGKKGMIGIIASILVDDKPVIGYHIEGDLAKFSARGNRELVERGLDLSIAMAVAKEFGGTGGGHNVASGAVVPKDKVKDFLNRVDEIIGEQLKK, via the coding sequence ATGATAGAAAAAATTAAAGAAATGGAAAATGTTACTAAATCAATTAAAGAAAAAATTCTTAATCATAATGGATATATTAGAGTTATAACTCATCATGACCCTGATGGATTGAGTAGTGGAGGAATTTTAGCCAAGATGTTGATGAGATCCAATAAATTGTTTCATTTAACTGTTGTAGAACATTTGTCGGATAATGTTATTCAAAAATTAGCAAAAGAAAATGAAGTAAATAAGCCTCTATTTATATTTGCAGATATGGGAAGTGGGCAGATAGATAATATTATAGAGAATAACTTTAATGCAATAATATTAGATCATCACCCTCCAATAATTAAAGAAAGTTTTGTAAATGAAAATATCATTCAACTAAATCCACATATTTTTGGAGTTGATGGCTCTAAAGAATTAACTGCAAGTGGAGTTTGCTATTTAGTAGCAAGAGAATTTGGATATTATGATTTGAGTAGTTTAGCAATTGTAGGAATTATTGGAGATATGCAGTATCGTCCATTGTTAGGATTAAACAAGTTTATAGTAAATGAGGCAAGAGAGCATAGATATGTTAAGATTGTGAGTGACTTAATTTATAATATTTATGATGTCGAGATACATAAATCTATAGCATACTGCACTAAACCTTATATTCCAGAGTTAGCCTCTGAAGTAAAAGCATTTAAATTCTTAAAAGATATAGGTATAGATCCAAATAAAAAAAGATTTGACGATTCTGATAGAAAAAAGTTTCTATCTGCAATAATATTTAAGTATCCAAAAATTGAAAATTTGATAATTGACAGATATTTAATAAATCATAAAGTTAATGACGCTATGCTATTGTCTGAAATGTTAAATGCCGTAGGTAGAAGTGGTTTATTTGCTATAGGTATAGGAATTTGCTTAGAAGATGATGAATGTATAAAAAAAGGATATGAAATTCTTTGGGAATATAAAAAGAACTTAGTTAATGAGTTAAAAAATGTCAAACTAAAGAAATTAAATAATATTTATTATTTTGAAGGTAAAAAAGGGATGATTGGAATTATTGCCTCAATATTGGTTGATGATAAGCCAGTAATAGGGTATCATATTGAGGGTGATTTAGCTAAGTTTTCAGCAAGAGGTAATAGAGAGTTAGTTGAGAGAGGTTTAGATTTAAGTATTGCTATGGCTGTGGCTAAAGAGTTTGGAGGCACTGGGGGAGGGCATAATGTTGCCTCTGGGGCAGTTGTTCCAAAAGATAAAGTTAAAGATTTCTTAAATAGGGTAGATGAGATTATAGGAGAGCAACTAAAAAAATAA
- a CDS encoding class III signal peptide-containing protein: MLIKLNKGQITLEFSILFLAILIMSLVTINNFISKNVSKDDLIINQIDIAAKSAVILINSNYKGLHLNTTLIYGGISWSENKKDIYIYISPKDLVSNDTKNFIIEYVKNYVYNTTKINISDYNITINP; the protein is encoded by the coding sequence ATGTTGATAAAATTAAATAAAGGTCAAATAACTCTGGAATTTTCAATACTGTTCCTTGCAATATTAATAATGTCCTTAGTGACAATTAATAATTTTATATCTAAAAATGTATCAAAAGATGATTTAATTATTAACCAAATTGACATTGCGGCGAAATCTGCTGTTATATTAATAAACTCAAATTATAAAGGACTACATCTTAACACTACCTTAATTTATGGAGGCATTTCTTGGTCAGAAAATAAAAAAGATATTTACATATACATATCACCGAAAGATCTCGTATCAAATGATACAAAAAACTTTATTATTGAGTATGTAAAAAATTATGTTTATAATACAACAAAAATAAATATTAGTGATTACAATATAACTATAAATCCTTAA
- a CDS encoding DUF515 domain-containing protein, which produces MVDISKIRKLKEKSKGRKPRPNFMPIIVIIIVISIVALLVITVPPIIKSMQEEKILSQQSLENAKKNAINNINILFSEYPSDPMKAYFITKINTAKNQDDINKIIDEAQRYIKLKEYKENLKNQIKNIYGNYVSESPLAQKVMSEIDLAKSIDEAGNIYLANLEKLKEDAKQYYISKYRNEVVNSKYVRVVIDDREYLYTTDNFLKALNNYDLETLKNLKLYKVTMCEATLPVLASYCGNLPKPGDKIIIYEFVNFSKKNIIKLKDEKKLFDYYKWYNIPKNETINKGSLPIPISEAIVKDVYVIFPLDTVSYSESKSSKVTISQDDDTTSASKDVNINYQLTGISNILHAAVMGKIDYNTLRYKLRDYGYRLNKLEEDTQIFDPNVVYLLVVEIPSDRAPEIIGLDLDKTAIVKIKE; this is translated from the coding sequence ATGGTGGATATTTCTAAAATTAGAAAATTAAAGGAAAAAAGTAAAGGACGAAAACCAAGACCAAATTTTATGCCAATTATTGTAATTATTATAGTTATATCTATTGTAGCTCTTTTAGTGATAACTGTTCCTCCAATTATTAAATCTATGCAAGAGGAAAAAATTTTATCACAACAAAGTTTAGAAAATGCAAAAAAAAATGCTATCAATAACATAAATATACTTTTTTCTGAATATCCCTCAGATCCTATGAAAGCATATTTTATCACTAAAATAAATACAGCAAAAAATCAAGATGACATTAATAAAATTATAGATGAGGCTCAAAGATACATAAAACTTAAAGAGTATAAAGAAAATCTAAAAAATCAGATAAAAAATATTTATGGTAATTATGTATCAGAGAGTCCTTTAGCTCAAAAAGTAATGTCTGAAATAGATTTAGCAAAAAGTATTGACGAAGCTGGAAACATATATTTAGCAAATTTAGAAAAACTAAAAGAGGATGCAAAACAATATTACATATCTAAATATAGAAATGAAGTGGTTAATTCAAAGTATGTTAGAGTTGTGATAGACGATAGAGAATATTTATATACTACAGATAATTTTTTAAAAGCGTTAAATAATTATGACTTAGAAACTCTAAAAAACCTAAAACTTTATAAAGTAACTATGTGTGAAGCTACACTACCCGTTTTGGCATCATATTGTGGAAATCTTCCAAAACCTGGAGATAAAATAATAATCTATGAATTTGTTAATTTTAGTAAAAAAAATATCATAAAGTTAAAAGATGAAAAAAAATTATTTGACTATTATAAATGGTATAATATACCTAAAAATGAAACAATTAATAAGGGATCTTTACCTATTCCCATATCTGAAGCTATTGTAAAAGATGTTTATGTTATATTTCCTTTAGATACTGTAAGTTATTCAGAGTCTAAATCTTCAAAAGTTACTATATCACAAGACGACGATACTACCTCAGCATCAAAAGATGTGAATATTAACTATCAACTTACAGGAATAAGCAATATATTACATGCAGCTGTAATGGGTAAAATTGATTATAATACTTTGAGATACAAATTAAGAGATTATGGATATAGATTAAACAAATTAGAAGAAGATACTCAAATATTTGATCCTAATGTAGTTTATTTACTTGTTGTTGAAATTCCATCAGATAGAGCTCCAGAAATCATTGGTTTAGATTTAGATAAAACTGCTATTGTAAAAATAAAAGAATAA
- the nrdD gene encoding anaerobic ribonucleoside-triphosphate reductase, with the protein MISIKDINEKVTNMTVIKRNKKKENFNINKLAKSLINSGVNYGDLDRVLAEVCSKIYNGITTDEIKDIVYNVLKKIDKDVADNYKKGIILKVRTSEKEFEPFNKEKIVKALIREAGADKETAEKIADEVERELKKLNVKYLTAPMIREIVNYKLIEYGYEDLRHKHTRLGLPVYDITKLIKQGSRENANLMYNPESIHKWVADETMKQYALLAIFPKHIADAHIKGDIHLHDLEYAATRPVCLQHDLRPFFMYGLKVDGTGLHTSVSRPAKHPEVAIQHAAKVMMAAQTNMSGGQSIDEFNVWLAPYVRGLSYEKIKQLMQMFIYELNQMYVARGGQSLAKDELIFIKEGDKLKVCKIGEIIDEFMEKHKDKIMMNGDTEILYLDGIADIYTISVNIKTGKAEFKKVYALSRHKPIGKLYKVIGKDGTSITVTEDHSLFNYDENGNLICVKPLEMKHIIRNFDNPYNTEYKIGDYIETNYKRTDSKYNSRQNDIPEKLKITKELCQFIGLFVAEGSYIKNGILITTKDDEIAKFVEKFVKGNINENITVKRYDDSIRFVNKGFYEFLKKHINRGAINKNIPEFILKGDKEMRLAFLGGLISGDGYVSKDGRIKIYITSEQLLGQLHLLLSSLEMLYTISKIKEEGENININGYNTKQNYKLYEIEITKRYTSVLREYIIPKYKKDRIKSSNYDQLPYDYSIIKEYLRKITGKKPYNNRKLKLNTLKRIEQLNPYLKEEINKFKLNIPFEIKEIKEIDYNGYVYDLSVEENENFITATGILCHNTIFSSINLELEIPDFLKDKPAVIAGTTRGTYGDYEDEAKLILEALVEVMMEGDAMGKPFLFPNFIIKLRENAFKDENRELMYKIHQLSAKFGIPYFINMFPDWQEINTNAMGCRTRLSGNWTGDAEIDTLRTGNMQWYSLNLPRIAYEANGDDDKLFEILNERLELLKEALLIKHEVTKERLYIDKLMPFLTQDFNGEPYYRYENTTKTFGFVGLNEMLKYHIGEELHESKEAVKFGEKVIRYIKEYADKLKEETGLRWTVTQTPAESTAGRFARLDYKYYKEETISVVRGDLKDPETLYYTNSSHVRVDAPITFGEKVRIEERFHPLCNGGHIMHIWNIERAADPDVLMSITKKITKTDIGFWTYTKNLSVCNKCGISAGGLLDKCMNCGSEDIAKFSRITGYLQNISNWNRAKQKELEDRRMVKIFEGKK; encoded by the coding sequence ATGATAAGTATTAAAGACATTAATGAAAAAGTTACAAACATGACTGTAATAAAAAGAAACAAAAAAAAGGAAAATTTTAACATAAATAAATTGGCAAAATCCTTAATAAACAGTGGGGTAAATTATGGAGATTTAGATAGAGTTTTAGCTGAGGTTTGCTCTAAAATTTACAATGGAATCACTACTGATGAGATAAAAGATATTGTTTATAATGTTTTAAAAAAGATTGATAAAGATGTAGCTGATAACTATAAAAAAGGAATTATTTTAAAAGTTAGAACTTCAGAAAAAGAATTTGAGCCATTCAATAAAGAGAAGATAGTTAAAGCATTAATTAGAGAAGCAGGAGCAGATAAAGAAACTGCAGAAAAAATAGCTGATGAAGTTGAAAGAGAATTAAAAAAGTTAAATGTTAAATACTTAACTGCTCCAATGATTAGAGAAATTGTTAATTACAAATTAATAGAGTATGGATATGAAGATTTAAGACATAAGCATACAAGATTAGGACTACCTGTATATGATATCACTAAACTAATTAAGCAAGGTAGTAGAGAAAACGCCAACTTAATGTATAATCCTGAATCTATTCACAAATGGGTTGCTGACGAAACTATGAAACAGTATGCACTGTTGGCAATATTTCCAAAGCATATTGCCGATGCCCATATAAAGGGGGATATTCATTTACACGATTTAGAGTATGCCGCTACAAGACCTGTTTGCCTACAACACGATTTAAGACCATTTTTTATGTATGGATTAAAAGTAGATGGAACAGGATTACATACAAGTGTTTCAAGGCCTGCAAAGCATCCTGAAGTTGCTATTCAACATGCGGCAAAGGTTATGATGGCAGCACAGACAAATATGAGTGGTGGTCAAAGTATAGACGAATTTAATGTTTGGTTAGCCCCATATGTTAGAGGATTAAGTTATGAAAAGATAAAACAATTGATGCAGATGTTTATTTATGAATTAAACCAAATGTATGTGGCAAGAGGAGGACAATCTCTTGCTAAAGATGAATTAATTTTCATAAAAGAAGGAGATAAATTAAAGGTTTGTAAAATAGGGGAAATAATTGATGAATTTATGGAAAAACACAAAGATAAAATAATGATGAATGGTGATACGGAAATCCTTTATTTGGATGGAATTGCTGACATTTATACAATATCTGTGAATATAAAAACAGGAAAGGCAGAATTTAAAAAAGTTTATGCTCTATCAAGACACAAACCTATAGGGAAACTATATAAAGTTATTGGTAAAGATGGAACGTCAATAACTGTAACTGAAGACCACTCTCTATTTAACTATGATGAAAATGGAAACTTAATCTGTGTTAAGCCATTGGAAATGAAACATATTATTAGAAATTTCGATAATCCATACAATACTGAATATAAAATTGGAGATTATATAGAAACTAACTATAAAAGAACGGATTCAAAATACAACAGCAGACAGAATGATATTCCAGAGAAATTAAAAATAACTAAAGAACTTTGCCAATTTATAGGGTTATTTGTTGCTGAAGGAAGTTACATTAAAAATGGTATTTTAATAACTACAAAAGATGATGAAATCGCCAAATTTGTTGAAAAATTTGTAAAAGGAAATATAAATGAAAATATTACAGTTAAAAGATATGACGATTCAATAAGGTTTGTAAATAAAGGATTTTATGAGTTCTTAAAGAAACATATAAATAGAGGGGCAATAAACAAAAACATTCCTGAGTTTATATTAAAAGGAGACAAAGAGATGAGATTGGCATTCTTAGGAGGTTTGATTAGTGGAGATGGATATGTTAGTAAAGATGGAAGAATAAAGATATATATAACATCTGAACAACTATTGGGTCAATTGCATTTATTGTTGTCCAGTTTAGAAATGTTATATACAATATCCAAAATTAAGGAAGAAGGAGAAAATATTAATATAAATGGATATAATACTAAACAAAATTACAAACTTTATGAAATTGAAATTACCAAGAGATATACAAGTGTTTTGAGAGAATATATAATTCCAAAATATAAGAAGGATAGAATAAAATCATCTAACTACGACCAATTACCTTATGATTATAGTATAATAAAAGAATATCTAAGAAAAATAACAGGCAAAAAGCCATATAACAATAGAAAATTAAAATTAAACACTCTAAAAAGAATTGAACAACTAAATCCATATTTAAAAGAAGAAATAAATAAATTCAAGCTAAATATTCCATTTGAAATAAAAGAAATTAAAGAGATTGACTATAATGGCTATGTATATGATTTGAGTGTTGAAGAAAATGAGAACTTTATAACTGCTACTGGAATCTTATGTCATAATACAATATTTAGCTCTATTAACTTAGAATTGGAAATTCCTGACTTCCTAAAAGATAAACCTGCTGTAATAGCAGGAACTACAAGAGGTACTTATGGAGACTATGAAGATGAGGCAAAGTTAATCTTAGAGGCGTTAGTTGAGGTAATGATGGAAGGAGATGCAATGGGAAAACCTTTCTTATTCCCAAACTTTATAATTAAATTAAGAGAAAATGCCTTTAAAGATGAGAATAGAGAACTTATGTATAAAATTCATCAATTATCTGCCAAATTCGGAATTCCTTACTTTATAAATATGTTCCCAGACTGGCAAGAAATAAATACAAATGCAATGGGTTGTAGAACAAGATTAAGTGGAAATTGGACAGGAGATGCTGAGATAGATACATTAAGAACAGGAAATATGCAGTGGTACTCTCTAAATTTACCAAGAATTGCTTATGAAGCTAATGGAGATGATGATAAATTATTTGAAATTTTGAATGAAAGATTAGAGCTATTAAAAGAGGCTTTATTAATAAAACATGAAGTAACAAAGGAAAGGTTATATATTGATAAATTAATGCCATTCTTGACTCAAGACTTTAATGGAGAGCCATACTATAGATATGAAAATACGACAAAAACCTTTGGATTCGTAGGATTAAATGAGATGCTTAAATACCATATTGGAGAAGAGTTACATGAATCTAAGGAAGCTGTGAAGTTTGGAGAAAAAGTTATTAGATACATTAAAGAATATGCAGATAAATTAAAAGAAGAAACTGGATTAAGATGGACAGTTACTCAAACTCCTGCTGAATCCACCGCTGGAAGGTTTGCAAGATTGGATTATAAATACTATAAAGAAGAAACAATAAGTGTTGTTAGGGGAGATTTAAAAGACCCAGAAACTTTGTATTATACAAACTCCTCACATGTTAGAGTTGATGCTCCAATAACATTCGGAGAAAAGGTAAGAATTGAGGAAAGATTCCATCCATTGTGTAATGGAGGACATATTATGCATATATGGAATATAGAAAGAGCCGCAGATCCTGATGTATTGATGAGTATAACAAAAAAGATAACTAAAACAGATATTGGCTTCTGGACATATACAAAAAATCTAAGTGTTTGTAATAAATGTGGAATAAGTGCTGGAGGATTATTAGATAAATGTATGAACTGTGGTTCTGAGGATATAGCTAAATTTAGCAGAATAACTGGTTATTTACAAAATATTTCAAACTGGAATAGGGCAAAACAGAAAGAATTAGAAGATAGAAGGATGGTAAAGATATTTGAAGGCAAAAAATAG